One part of the Treponema sp. OMZ 787 genome encodes these proteins:
- a CDS encoding glycosyltransferase, which produces MITASIVLYNTNSQQLKDVINSYLPSPERLLFLIDNSPKEFDLNSLKIDLYNIRYIFNNKNLGYGAAHNIALHKALEVNSNYHIVLNPDIRFDNQILNDLELFMNTNNDVVYLLPKVIYPNGKLQHLCKLLPTPFDLFIRRFLPLFTFSKKVNDRYVLKHFGYDKIINPPCLSGCFMFLRMYTIKKFNIFFDENFFMYLEDFDIIRRLHRAGKTVFYPNVTIIHDHAHSSYKSKKMLLIHIISAIKYFNKYGWFFDHERKKMNKQILKEIDSSF; this is translated from the coding sequence ATGATTACAGCTTCAATTGTGTTATATAATACCAATTCTCAACAATTAAAAGATGTGATTAATTCTTATCTTCCATCTCCGGAAAGACTTTTGTTCCTTATTGATAATTCCCCAAAAGAATTTGATCTTAATTCACTAAAAATTGATTTATATAATATTAGATATATCTTTAATAATAAAAATCTAGGTTATGGTGCTGCTCATAACATAGCCTTACATAAGGCTTTAGAGGTTAATTCCAATTATCATATTGTTTTAAATCCTGATATTCGATTTGATAATCAGATTTTGAATGATTTAGAATTATTTATGAATACTAATAATGATGTGGTATATTTGTTACCTAAAGTTATATATCCTAATGGTAAATTACAACATTTATGCAAGTTACTTCCTACACCTTTTGATTTGTTTATTAGGCGGTTTTTACCTTTGTTTACTTTTTCAAAAAAAGTTAATGATAGGTATGTATTAAAACATTTTGGTTATGATAAGATAATAAACCCTCCATGTTTATCAGGTTGTTTTATGTTTTTAAGGATGTATACAATAAAAAAGTTCAATATTTTTTTTGATGAGAATTTTTTTATGTATCTTGAAGATTTTGATATTATTCGGAGACTGCATAGAGCCGGGAAAACAGTTTTCTATCCGAATGTTACGATTATCCATGATCATGCACATAGTTCATATAAATCAAAAAAAATGTTACTAATTCATATCATTTCTGCCATAAAGTATTTTAATAAATATGGGTGGTTCTTTGATCATGAACGGAAAAAAATGAATAAACAGATTTTAAAAGAAATAGATAGTTCATTTTAA
- a CDS encoding acyltransferase codes for MQANILYKNLEITSIDSRNAFNFIRLICCLIVIYEHCVVLTDIPFFNLNFRGVAVSIFFALSGFWVTKSCITSVSLKDFFVKRCKRILPLYYGTIIATVLLLSLFSVLPLKEYFTNINLYKYLFANVLN; via the coding sequence GTGCAAGCAAATATATTATATAAAAACTTAGAGATAACTAGTATTGATTCACGTAATGCTTTTAATTTTATAAGGTTAATATGCTGTTTGATAGTAATATATGAACATTGTGTTGTGCTTACCGATATTCCATTTTTTAATCTTAATTTTAGAGGAGTCGCGGTAAGTATTTTTTTTGCTCTAAGCGGTTTCTGGGTTACCAAAAGCTGTATTACCTCTGTGTCATTGAAAGATTTTTTTGTTAAAAGATGTAAAAGAATACTACCTTTATATTATGGTACAATTATTGCTACTGTTTTACTTTTGTCGTTATTTAGTGTGCTGCCATTGAAAGAATATTTTACAAATATTAATTTATATAAATATCTTTTTGCCAATGTACTAAATTAA
- a CDS encoding AAA family ATPase, with translation MSRELAHENAIPYIQIENFGPIYGKTKNIPIKKLTVFIGPQGSGKSTIAKLVSCFTWLEKALVKGIVKETLKKQDLKNHFKFNQIDDYLTPATRLFWKGINFNITYENEEVIITPKDSDYYHIAKIMYVPAERNFLSSFRFSELKLIDKLSQSLLAFLIEFDKSKSIIKKGISLPIKDVLLEYDKLNDIISITKNKKKVYLENAASGFQTMTPLFLVTEFLSNLLAGNIKQEDEEFSFKDMDTFDKDVEKLLSELKHSNVDIKSLKKKLIKISSKYSPSYFFNIVEEPEQNLFPNSQKSVMEHLLKCLNKNKYNNLLITTHSPYILETLNNVIYAERLKSIGKDVDFVISSDYHVSYNDVSAYMVKDGTIQNINLDDIKQIDPGEVDSCSDIINSDYEKLEEIEYAKY, from the coding sequence GTGAGTAGAGAGTTAGCACATGAAAACGCTATTCCATATATACAGATTGAAAATTTTGGTCCTATTTATGGAAAAACTAAAAATATACCTATCAAAAAACTTACTGTTTTTATAGGTCCTCAAGGGTCGGGTAAGAGTACAATTGCAAAACTGGTATCATGTTTTACATGGTTGGAAAAGGCTCTTGTTAAAGGAATAGTAAAAGAAACATTAAAAAAACAAGATTTAAAAAATCATTTTAAATTTAATCAAATTGATGATTATTTAACTCCCGCAACTAGATTATTTTGGAAGGGTATAAATTTTAATATAACTTATGAAAATGAAGAGGTTATTATTACACCCAAGGACTCTGATTATTATCATATTGCAAAAATAATGTATGTACCTGCTGAACGTAATTTTTTGTCATCATTTAGATTTTCAGAATTAAAACTTATTGACAAATTATCTCAGTCATTATTAGCTTTTTTAATTGAATTTGATAAGTCAAAATCAATCATAAAAAAAGGAATTTCTCTTCCAATAAAAGATGTTTTATTGGAGTATGACAAATTAAATGATATTATTTCTATAACAAAAAATAAAAAGAAAGTTTATCTGGAAAATGCTGCAAGCGGATTTCAAACAATGACACCTCTTTTTCTGGTTACCGAGTTCCTTTCCAATTTACTTGCCGGTAATATTAAGCAAGAGGATGAAGAATTTTCATTTAAGGATATGGATACTTTTGATAAAGATGTTGAAAAATTATTAAGTGAGTTGAAGCACTCTAATGTCGATATAAAATCCTTGAAAAAAAAGCTAATAAAAATTTCATCAAAGTATTCACCTTCATATTTTTTCAATATTGTAGAGGAGCCGGAGCAAAATCTTTTTCCTAATTCACAAAAAAGTGTGATGGAACATTTATTAAAATGTTTGAATAAAAATAAGTATAACAATTTGCTTATTACTACCCATAGTCCGTATATATTGGAAACATTAAACAATGTAATTTATGCAGAGAGATTAAAAAGTATAGGTAAAGATGTTGATTTTGTTATATCATCCGATTATCATGTTTCATATAATGATGTTTCAGCTTATATGGTAAAAGATGGAACAATACAAAATATTAACCTTGATGATATAAAGCAAATTGATCCCGGTGAAGTTGACAGTTGTTCCGATATAATAAATAGTGATTATGAAAAATTGGAAGAAATCGAATATGCAAAATACTGA
- a CDS encoding capsular polysaccharide synthesis protein, with amino-acid sequence MKTLLAYFKKNGSLKYIKNLFFEGLLFYALLLFLFIPKNRAGLKQFEEILSNKRLFLYKRKFKKIFQNYDHTEVTKNLQHDAGKIIWFLWLQGLDSAPAIVKKCYTTILDKLKDYKVTLLTADNIYDYVSLPDFILKKWEKGLITNTHFSDILRLDLLITHGGIWMDSTVLLMDTKIPKQIEEADLFYFQVLQPGYSLVNMSSWFMAAKPNNPILCFARECIYSYWKKNNRLYNYFLLHYCITLAAEKFPSAYNNIPKYSSAPSHVLQSELFNSYNDDRFAEITDMCFVQKLTYKFCRDIVDLSNTFYSKIINDDIGVRCE; translated from the coding sequence ATGAAAACCTTACTTGCCTATTTCAAAAAAAATGGTAGTCTTAAATATATAAAAAATCTTTTTTTTGAAGGTTTACTGTTTTATGCTTTATTGCTTTTTTTGTTTATTCCTAAGAACAGAGCCGGTTTAAAGCAATTTGAAGAAATTTTAAGCAATAAACGCCTTTTTTTATATAAGCGTAAGTTTAAAAAAATATTTCAGAACTATGACCATACTGAAGTAACTAAAAACTTACAACATGATGCCGGAAAAATAATCTGGTTTCTATGGTTACAAGGTCTTGATTCTGCACCTGCTATTGTGAAAAAGTGTTATACTACGATTCTAGATAAACTTAAAGATTATAAGGTTACTCTTTTAACTGCTGATAACATATATGACTATGTATCTCTGCCTGATTTTATCCTTAAAAAATGGGAAAAAGGTTTGATAACGAATACTCATTTTTCTGATATTTTACGTTTGGACCTATTAATTACACATGGTGGAATTTGGATGGATTCTACCGTTTTATTAATGGATACTAAAATACCTAAGCAGATTGAAGAAGCAGATTTATTTTATTTTCAGGTTCTACAACCCGGTTATTCATTGGTGAATATGTCGAGTTGGTTTATGGCTGCAAAACCGAATAACCCAATTTTATGCTTTGCTCGTGAGTGTATTTATTCCTACTGGAAAAAAAATAATAGACTATATAATTATTTTTTATTGCATTACTGCATAACTCTTGCGGCTGAGAAATTTCCTTCAGCATATAATAATATTCCTAAATATTCCAGTGCTCCTTCTCATGTTTTGCAATCTGAGCTTTTTAATTCTTATAATGACGACAGATTTGCTGAAATAACAGATATGTGCTTTGTGCAAAAGCTGACATATAAGTTTTGTAGGGATATTGTAGATTTAAGCAATACTTTTTATAGTAAAATTATAAATGATGATATAGGAGTTCGATGTGAGTAG
- a CDS encoding phosphorylcholine transferase LicD, translating to MMELSLKEIQLESLKILKLVDKICREQNLTYCLFYGTLIGAIRHNGFIPWDDDIDIVMPRSDYDKLKDYFIQNKKALLPYVYFDPDTNDAYPYMLARVCDTRFRIETENEQDSDMGCFIDIYPMDIVSDNKIKRFFISFFSRFYTALFVVKSRKRILKKRIWFYSVLQYPLYFFALFYSKKKIYDNQMSLIEKSKALGSNLISCIVWSGAVFKYFYNKTDISDVIDWQFEDCLFKIPRCYDRILRKDYGDYMKLPPEQDRIGHHFYRVFKKEAE from the coding sequence ATGATGGAGCTTTCATTGAAAGAAATTCAACTGGAATCTTTAAAAATATTAAAGCTGGTTGATAAAATATGCAGAGAACAGAATCTTACATATTGTTTATTTTATGGCACGCTTATAGGTGCTATTAGGCATAATGGATTTATTCCTTGGGATGACGATATTGATATTGTTATGCCTAGATCAGACTATGATAAGCTAAAAGATTATTTTATTCAAAATAAAAAAGCTTTGTTGCCGTATGTATATTTTGATCCTGATACGAATGATGCTTATCCATATATGCTTGCAAGAGTTTGTGATACGCGTTTTAGAATTGAAACCGAAAATGAGCAAGATTCGGATATGGGATGCTTTATTGATATTTATCCTATGGATATTGTGAGTGATAATAAAATCAAGCGTTTTTTTATTTCTTTTTTTTCAAGGTTTTATACAGCTTTATTTGTAGTCAAATCAAGGAAACGGATTTTAAAAAAGAGGATATGGTTTTATAGTGTTTTACAATATCCATTATATTTTTTTGCTTTGTTTTATTCAAAGAAAAAGATTTATGATAATCAAATGAGTTTAATAGAAAAATCAAAAGCTTTGGGTTCAAATTTGATTTCATGTATTGTGTGGTCTGGAGCTGTGTTTAAATATTTTTACAATAAAACAGATATTTCTGATGTAATTGATTGGCAATTTGAAGATTGTCTCTTTAAAATTCCGCGATGTTATGATAGAATTTTAAGGAAAGACTACGGTGATTATATGAAACTTCCTCCTGAACAAGACCGTATTGGACATCATTTTTATCGAGTATTCAAAAAGGAAGCAGAATGA
- a CDS encoding EpsG family protein — translation MLIYFFIFFVFISAFLGSNKKYFSHLSYFIILFSFLIFPILVGINSDRADFGNYLQFFQDTPVSFFSYDFFNYAKAQHSEIGYNYLQAFIKFFWNSATIYFILFCFISFLFRYKHYSFFLSKSDVIIAFFIFLSHEFLRKDAVQIRNGMASAIVLYALLFLYQNKKIKYIFFVLLAASFHMAGLVALPLVFLSINNLKKFDKFLAIAFLFSLCVSIFFPVRKILLLFSGWGLLPSQVVVYLNISDFLVPIPFTHPILLKQLFITGFIFIKRKKLFDDFAIHYLYQIYVISSCYYLIFRDFQILAGRFGSLFYAVEAPMLILMINKSNKNVILKKYLLCCFYFIFLIINFLTYDFLGFKIEIY, via the coding sequence ATGCTTATTTATTTTTTTATTTTTTTTGTTTTTATTTCTGCTTTTTTAGGTAGTAACAAAAAATATTTTTCACATTTGTCATATTTTATTATATTATTCTCATTCTTGATATTTCCAATACTTGTAGGTATTAATTCTGATAGAGCTGATTTTGGAAATTATCTTCAATTCTTTCAAGATACTCCTGTAAGTTTTTTTTCTTATGATTTTTTTAATTACGCAAAAGCTCAGCATTCTGAAATTGGATATAATTATTTACAGGCATTTATAAAGTTTTTTTGGAATTCTGCAACAATATATTTTATTTTGTTTTGTTTTATAAGCTTTTTATTTAGATACAAACATTATTCGTTTTTTTTATCTAAGTCTGACGTTATTATTGCTTTTTTTATTTTTTTGTCTCATGAATTTTTAAGAAAAGATGCTGTACAAATACGTAATGGCATGGCATCTGCAATAGTATTGTATGCTTTACTTTTTCTATATCAAAACAAAAAAATTAAATATATTTTTTTTGTTTTGCTGGCTGCATCTTTTCATATGGCCGGATTAGTGGCCTTACCGCTTGTCTTTCTTTCTATTAATAATTTAAAGAAATTTGATAAATTTCTCGCTATTGCATTTTTATTTTCGTTATGCGTGAGCATTTTTTTCCCTGTCAGAAAAATTTTATTGCTTTTTTCCGGATGGGGATTGTTACCATCGCAAGTAGTTGTATATTTAAACATATCTGATTTTTTAGTACCTATACCATTTACTCATCCTATTTTGTTAAAACAACTATTTATCACAGGTTTTATTTTTATCAAACGAAAAAAACTTTTTGATGATTTTGCAATACATTATTTATACCAAATCTATGTTATTAGTAGTTGTTACTATTTAATTTTTCGCGATTTTCAGATTTTGGCTGGGCGGTTTGGAAGTCTTTTTTATGCTGTGGAAGCTCCTATGTTGATTTTGATGATTAATAAATCAAATAAAAATGTAATATTGAAAAAATATTTATTGTGTTGTTTTTATTTTATTTTTTTAATTATAAATTTTTTAACTTATGATTTTCTCGGATTTAAAATAGAGATATATTGA
- a CDS encoding glycosyltransferase, with protein MKKGLYIVNFGYKITDEHKKNDGVLKKILGQIKAFSDADIKVELFNVSEKHLDNVSKFFYSFFYRKQYLSGNYECFKDIDFVYIRHFLPINIGCICLLKYLHNIGCKIIYEFPTYPYEGEHRGFKGFIFLIIDRLFRTFLKKYIDYAATYSNDDMIFGIHTIKIVNGIDCSKIPIVKYTKEKKSDTLRLIAVANFNEWHGYDRLIDGLYEYYKKTINKEVYLELIGNGSSIKKYVYQVQQYHLEKYVTFHGALSDEFLTNVFNQSDIAVCSLGCHRIGIYKGSFLKSREYMARGLPMISSTKIDLLNDSFPYIFYVPEDESSIDITSIISFYDQLKNYGDREFYIHAIRDFAEQNYDIKVTMQPVIDKVIDN; from the coding sequence ATGAAAAAGGGATTATATATTGTTAATTTTGGCTATAAAATTACTGATGAACATAAAAAGAATGATGGTGTTTTAAAGAAAATTCTTGGACAGATTAAGGCTTTTAGTGATGCTGATATAAAAGTTGAATTATTTAATGTTTCAGAAAAACATTTAGATAATGTTTCAAAATTTTTTTATAGCTTTTTTTATAGGAAACAATATTTATCTGGTAATTATGAATGTTTTAAAGATATTGATTTTGTCTATATTAGGCATTTTTTACCTATAAATATCGGTTGCATATGTTTATTGAAATATCTTCATAATATAGGTTGCAAAATTATTTATGAGTTTCCAACATATCCATATGAAGGAGAGCATAGGGGTTTTAAAGGCTTTATTTTTTTAATTATTGATAGGTTATTTAGAACTTTTTTGAAAAAGTATATAGATTATGCTGCTACTTATTCAAATGATGATATGATTTTTGGAATTCATACTATTAAAATTGTAAATGGGATTGATTGTTCCAAAATCCCAATTGTGAAATATACCAAAGAAAAAAAATCTGATACTTTGCGATTGATTGCTGTTGCAAATTTTAATGAATGGCATGGGTATGATAGGCTTATAGATGGTTTATATGAATATTATAAAAAAACAATTAATAAAGAGGTATATTTAGAGCTTATCGGTAATGGTAGTTCAATTAAAAAATATGTATATCAAGTTCAACAATATCATTTAGAAAAATATGTCACTTTTCATGGTGCTTTATCAGATGAATTTTTGACAAATGTATTTAATCAATCAGACATTGCTGTTTGTTCGTTAGGTTGTCACCGTATAGGTATTTATAAAGGTTCGTTTTTAAAAAGCCGTGAGTATATGGCACGTGGATTGCCAATGATCTCTTCAACCAAGATCGATTTATTGAATGATTCATTCCCTTATATATTTTATGTGCCTGAAGATGAGAGTTCTATTGATATAACTTCTATTATCAGCTTTTATGATCAATTAAAAAATTATGGTGATAGAGAATTCTATATTCATGCTATTAGAGATTTTGCTGAACAAAACTATGATATTAAAGTGACTATGCAGCCTGTTATAGACAAAGTTATTGATAACTAG